The following nucleotide sequence is from Microbacterium arborescens.
GGCGGTGATGTTCAGCTCGGTGTGCTGCGCCAGCGCCTCCGACACCGCCTGGCGAACGGCTCCCGCCGCGGCGGGCAGCGACTCGCCCCACGCCACCGAGGCGGTGATGTCGACGGCGATGGGGGCTTCGGGGACCTCGACGTCGCCGACGATTCTCGAGTGGCCGATGAAAACGCCGTCGATGGCGTCGCCGCTGGCTCGGATGAGCGCCTGAACCGCGCCTTCGGTCACGCTCATCGAGACGCGAGGATCGGGGTGCGACAGCGGGATGGAGCGCCCGGCCCGCAGCTCGGCACGCACCGCCGTCATCACCCCGTCGAACCAGCTCTCGGACGGTTCGGGCAGTTGAGCCGCATCCGCGGCGATGAGGTCGCGTGACAACCGCCCCGCGCGCTCGAGCGCGTCGAGGGCGTTCAGACAGTCGGGACAGGTCTCGATCTCGGGGTCGTACGGCGATCGACCGCTGTCGAGATACTCGCTGATCTCGTCGATCGTCTTGCCGCAGTCCAGAGCCATGCCGTCGGCAT
It contains:
- a CDS encoding Asp23/Gls24 family envelope stress response protein, with the translated sequence MDADGMALDCGKTIDEISEYLDSGRSPYDPEIETCPDCLNALDALERAGRLSRDLIAADAAQLPEPSESWFDGVMTAVRAELRAGRSIPLSHPDPRVSMSVTEGAVQALIRASGDAIDGVFIGHSRIVGDVEVPEAPIAVDITASVAWGESLPAAAGAVRQAVSEALAQHTELNITAVDVTVEDLHRPFPSKDTA